A window of Solanum stenotomum isolate F172 chromosome 3, ASM1918654v1, whole genome shotgun sequence contains these coding sequences:
- the LOC125857791 gene encoding exocyst complex component EXO84B-like, producing MASVKSSRSRAHAVTQSKGINKDTGPKLEENLNVFKSDNFDADAFVQSKCHSLNEKEIRQLCSYLLELKRASAEEMRRSVYANYTAFIRTSKEISDLEGELSSMKNLLSTQATLIHGLAEGVHIDSLSDVPESTSDSSPTDDVREPSDLEKWLTEFPDHLDVLLAERRVDEALLSLDEGERVASEAKEKKTLGHAVLLSLQTAIAERRQNLADQLAEIACQPSTRGAELRAAISALKKLGDGPRAHSLLLNAHYQKYQFNMKNLRPSSTSYGGAYTAALSQLVFSGIAQAATDSLAIFGKEPAYTSELVMWSTKQTEAFALLVKRHALTSSAAAGGLRAAAECVQIALGHCSLLEARGLALCPVLLKLFRPSVEQALDANLKRIEESTAALAAADDWELTYPPSVTRTSGRSAGAVLGSTGAYQHKLSSSAHRFNLMVQDFFEDVGPLLSMQLGGKALEGLFQVFNTYVNTLVRALPGSMEEEASFEDSGNKIVRMAETEAQQIALLANASLLADELLPRAAMKLAPLANQKDDLQRRASDRQSRHPEQREWKKRLVNSVDRLKDSFCQQHALDLIFTEEGDSHLTAEMYINMEGNADEMEWSPSLIFQELYVKLNRMAAIAADMFVGRERFAMLLLMRLTETVILWLSQDQSFWDDIEEGPRPLGHLGLQQVYLDMKFVTCFASQGRYLSRNLLRVVNDIISKAMSAFAATGMDPYSVLREDEWFTEIAQDAMEKLSGKPKVSNGERDLNSPTASVSAQSMSSVRSHGSY from the exons GAAATAAGGCAGCTGTGCTCTTATCTATTGGAACTGAAAAGGGCTTCTGCTGAGGAAATGCGCAGAAGTGTCTATGCCAATTATACAGCTTTCATTCG CACATCAAAAGAGATATCAGATTTGGAGGGTGAACTGTCATCCATGAAAAACTTGCTATCTACTCAGGCAACTTTAATTCATGGTTTAGCTGAGGGAGTTCATATTGATTCTTTGTCTGATGTTCCCGAGTCCACATCTGATAGCTCTCCTACTGATGACGTTAGGGAGCCTTCAGACCTGGAAAAGTGGCTTACGGAGTTTCCTGATCACCTAGATGTTCTATTAGCTGAAAGGAGAGTAGATGAAGCCTTGTTGAGTCTTGATGAAGGAGAACGCGTAGCATCTGaagcaaaagagaagaaaacgtTAGGTCATGCTGTGCTGTTGTCACTACAAACTGCCATTGCTGAACGTAGGCAAAATCTGGCTGATCAGCTTGCTGAAATTGCCTGTCAACCTTCTACTCGTGGTGCAGAGCTTCGTGCTGCTATTTCAGCTCTTAAAAAGCTCGGGGATGGCCCCCGTGCTCATAGTTTGCTCCTTAATGCACATTACCAGAAATACCAATTCAACATGAAAAATCTTCGTCCATCTAGTACCTCTTATGGAGGAGCTTATACTGCCGCCCTTTCACAGCTCGTATTCTCTGGCATTGCTCAAGCAGCCACCGATTCATTGGCTATTTTTGGTAAAGAGCCAGCTTATACATCCGAACTAGTGATGTGGTCTACTAAGCAGACAGAGGCATTTGCACTTTTGGTCAAAAGACATGCATTAACTTCATCAGCAGCTGCTGGGGGCTTACGTGCGGCTGCAGAATGTGTTCAAATAGCTTTAGGACACTGTTCCTTGTTGGAAGCTCGTGGACTTGCACTTTGTCCTGTGCTTCTGAAGCTTTTTAGACCAAGTGTTGAGCAAGCGTTAGATGCCAACTTAAAACGAATTGAAGAAAGCACTGCTGCTTTGGCAGCTGCTGATGATTGGGAACTCACATATCCACCGTCTGTTACACGCACATCCGGTAGGTCAGCCGGTGCTGTTCTTGGTTCTACAGGGGCATATCAGCATAAACTTTCAAGTAGTGCGCACCGATTCAATTTGATGGTTCAG GATTTCTTTGAGGACGTGGGGCCATTGCTAAGTATGCAGTTGGGAGGGAAAGCTTTGGAAGGTCTATTTCAAGTGTTCAATACTTATGTGAACACTCTTGTAAGAGCATTACCTGGCTCCATGGAGGAGGAAGCCAGCTTTGAAGATTCTGGGAATAAAATTGTTAGAATGGCCGAGACTGAAGCTCAACAAATTGCTTTGCTTGCAAATGCATCTTTATTGGCGGACGAACTACTGCCACGTGCAGCTATGAAGCTTGCTCCCTTGGCTAATCAAAAGGATGATCTTCAACGAAGAGCTTCAGATAGGCAAAGCCGTCACCCTGAGCAAAGGGAATGGAAAAAGCGTCTGGTGAACTCGGTCGACCGATTAAAGGATAGCTTTTGTCAGCAACATGCCCTGGATCTTATTTTCACTGAGGAAGGGGACAGCCATCTCACTGCAGAAATGTATATAAACATGGAGGGAAATGCAGATGAGATGGAATGGTCCCCTTCTCTAATATTCCAG GAACTTTATGTCAAACTAAACAGAATGGCTGCCATAGCTGCTGATATGTTTGTAGGAAGGGAAAGATTtgcaatgttgttgttgatgaggCTTACAGAAACTGTCATCTTGTGGCTTTCACAAGATCAGAGCTTTTGGGATGACATAGAGGAAGGACCAAGGCCATTGGGTCATCTTGGTCTTCAGCAG GTCTATTTGGATATGAAGTTTGTCACATGCTTTGCTTCGCAAGGACGCTACTTATCTAGAAATTTGCTTCGGGTTGTCAATGACATAATTTCTAAAGCAATGTCAGCCTTTGCTGCAACAGGGATGGATCCATATAG TGTTCTCCGTGAGGATGAATGGTTTACTGAAATTGCTCAAGATGCTATGGAGAAGCTGAGTGGAAAGCCCAAAGTTTCTAATGGGGAAAGGGACCTGAACAGTCCAACTGCCTCTGTCTCAGCCCAATCTATGTCCTCTGTCAGATCTCACGGGAGTTATTGA
- the LOC125857789 gene encoding glutamate receptor 2.8-like yields the protein MKLILLFSISLWVCSSFSNSQRNFQNRTSNFQVGVILDLESMVGSMGLSCMSMALSDFYSVHSNYSTRLSLHVRDSRGQVIEAAAAGLDLLKDVKVDAILGPQTSGQANFLMDLGDRAQVPIISFSATSPSLHTRTPYFVQSAQGDETQVGAIAAIVNAFQWSQVVIIYEDSEYGSGIVPYLSNAFQSVNAHISYRSVFPVSASDDFVLKELYKMMTLQTRVFVVHMSYTLGARLFLKAKEIGMMDKGYAWIITSGLTDSVYLMDSDVAEAMQGVLGVKPLIPKSEQLNSFANRLKKKSLEKSPGIGPADLSIFGLWAYDTLWALAMAAERVELKETPKALGNSSVHLNVSDLFNFKTSGVGPQLLKAMSETKFEGLSGKFHLVDGKMESSSYQIINVVGSGQKKVGIWIPSHGIRRELNMNSTTTNHTNSREYIRSIIWPGDSTVVPKGWEVPMSGKKLKIGVPVKAGFTDFIRVTRDGQANARISGFYIDVFKSVMEALPYAVPYELVPFEYPDGSSAGTYNDLIHQVFLGNYDAAIGDITITANRSKYVDFTLPFAEGGVLTIVPTTYEDVNDIWAFLKPLKKELWLTSIALFFLTGLTVWILEHRVSSAFRGPPSQHVGMIFYFPFSTLVFAHREKIVNNLARLVVVVWMFVILILSSTYTASLSSRLTVQRLQPSITDVGELIKKREFVGCQEGSFIVDFLKKQGFEGSRIRTFTSPYDCDEALSRGSKNGGISAFYDVIPYSKLFLSNHCDKYMTVGPTHRTDGFAFAFPKGSPLVADVSRAVIELTENGKILEMEQNWLRNEPTCAGQEESMNSITISLQSFKGLFAITGGVTAICLLVFIASYLYRYRDFHGRISNSPITIWSKVVAICRHFDERSLSSGLSPQDKLPEATIICSENSIQPTDLPRSHEIVSSAPEDASGAIHLEDMSSAQHSGVVHPSA from the exons ATGAAATTGATCCTACTATTCTCCATCTCACTCTGGGTATGTTCCTCTTTCAGCAATTCACAGAGGAACTTCCAGAATCGCACTTCCAACTTCCAAGTTGGCGTGATTCTTGATTTGGAGTCAATGGTCGGAAGCATGGGACTAAGTTGCATGTCCATGGCGCTCTCTGATTTCTATTCGGTTCATAGCAACTACTCGACGAGGCTTTCTCTTCATGTTAGGGACTCTCGAGGACAAGTCATTGAAGCAGCTGCCGCTG GTCTTGATTTGTTGAAAGATGTCAAGGTAGATGCAATCTTAGGTCCTCAAACATCTGGACAGGCCAACTTTCTGATGGATCTTGGAGACAGAGCTCAGGTCCCCATAATTTCTTTTTCTGCAACAAGCCCTTCTCTTCATACTCGAACTCCTTACTTTGTTCAATCCGCTCAAGGCGATGAAACTCAAGTTGGTGCAATTGCTGCCATAGTTAATGCCTTCCAGTGGAGTCAGGTTGTTATCATATATGAAGACTCAGAATATGGGAGTGGCATTGTCCCATACTTATCTAATGCATTCCAAAGCGTAAATGCTCATATTTCATACAGAAGTGTATTTCCTGTTTCAGCAAGTGATGATTTTGTTCTCAAAGAGTTATACAAGATGATGACTTTACAGACAAGGGTGTTTGTGGTCCATATGTCATATACTCTTGGTGCCAGACTCTTTCTGAAAGCCAAGGAAATAGGAATGATGGATAAAGGTTATGCCTGGATCATCACCAGTGGACTAACGGATTCAGTCTACTTGATGGATTCCGATGTTGCTGAAGCAATGCAAGGGGTATTAGGTGTGAAACCTCTTATACCAAAATCTGAACAGCTCAACTCTTTCGCCAATAGATTGAAGAAAAAATCCTTAGAGAAAAGTCCTGGCATCGGACCAGCAGATTTGAGCATTTTTGGTCTGTGGGCATATGATACATTGTGGGCACTGGCTATGGCTGCAGAAAGAGTTGAATTAAAAGAGACACCAAAGGCTTTAGGGAATTCAAGTGTTCATCTCAATGTTTCAGaccttttcaattttaaaacgTCAGGAGTCGGCCCACAACTTCTAAAAGCAATGTCAGAGACAAAATTTGAGGGGCTTTCTGGGAAGTTCCACCTTGTAGATGGTAAGATGGAGTCATCATCCTATCAGATAATTAATGTGGTTGGAAGTGGACAGAAGAAAGTCGGAATATGGATTCCATCACATGGAATTAGGAGGGAACTGAACATGAACAGTACCACAACTAATCATACAAACTCCAGGGAATATATCAGGAGTATCATATGGCCTGGTGATTCAACAGTTGTGCCCAAGGGCTGGGAAGTTCCAATGTctggtaaaaaattaaaaattggaGTGCCAGTGAAAGCTGGTTTCACAGATTTCATTAGAGTCACAAGGGATGGTCAGGCTAATGCCCGCATCAGTGGATTCTACATAGACGTGTTCAAATCTGTCATGGAAGCGTTGCCATATGCTGTGCCATATGAGCTTGTTCCCTTCGAATATCCTGATGGCTCTAGTGCAGGAACTTATAATGATCTTATTCACCAAGTGTTTCTTGGG AACTATGATGCTGCAATTGGAGATATAACTATCACAGCGAACAGATCAAAATATGTGGACTTCACGTTGCCATTTGCAGAAGGAGGAGTTCTTACCATTGTGCCAACCACGTACGAAGATGTCAACGATATATGGGCTTTCCTAAAGCCCCTAAAGAAAGAACTCTGGCTCACAAGTATAGCATTATTTTTTCTCACGGGTCTGACAGTCTGGATACTTGAACATAGGGTAAGCTCTGCCTTTCGGGGACCTCCTTCTCAGCATGTTGGCATGATCTTCTACTTTCCCTTCTCAACACTAGTATTTGCACACC GAGAAAAAATAGTGAACAATTTAGCTCGACTGGTTGTAGTGGTATGGATGTTTGTCATACTCATCCTGAGCTCCACTTACACTGCAAGCTTATCGTCAAGATTAACCGTACAAAGGCTTCAACCATCAATCACAGATGTCGGTGAACTCATCAAGAAAAGAGAATTTGTGGGCTGCCAAGAAGGCTCATTCATAGTGGACTTCTTGAAAAAACAAGGATTTGAGGGGTCCAGGATTAGGACATTCACTTCCCCATATGACTGTGATGAAGCCTTGTCTAGAGGAAGTAAAAATGGTGGCATATCAGCATTCTATGACGTCATTCCCTACTCCAAGCTCTTCCTATCCAATCATTGTGACAAATACATGACAGTTGGGCCTACCCATCGCACTGACGGCTTTGCCTTT GCTTTCCCTAAAGGATCTCCTTTAGTTGCTGATGTGTCTCGTGCGGTCATCGAACTAACAGAGAATGGGAAGATACTGGAAATGGAGCAAAATTGGTTGAGGAATGAACCAACCTGTGCAGGACAAGAAGAGAGTATGAACTCAATCACGATCTCGTTGCAGAGTTTCAAAGGCCTTTTTGCCATTACTGGAGGAGTTACAGCAATATGCCTCCTCGTTTTCATAGCCAGTTACCTCTACAGGTATAGAGATTTCCATGGGAGAATCTCGAATTCACCAATCACAATTTGGTCAAAAGTTGTAGCTATTTGCAGACATTTTGATGAGAGATCTCTATCATCTGGACTGTCACCACAAGATAAACTTCCAGAAGCTACAATTATTTGTTCAGAAAATTCTATCCAACCAACAGATTTGCCAAGAAGTCATGAAATAGTGTCGTCTGCACCAGAAGATGCCAGTGGAGCGATTCATTTGGAAGACATGTCTTCTGCACAACACTCAGGAGTAGTCCATCCATCTGCATAA